The Agarilytica rhodophyticola genome has a window encoding:
- a CDS encoding SURF1 family protein, whose product MTANQKLTFDFNWKLTLSVVFLFPILLRLCFWQIERAEEKKVLAQQWKSQQTAQAIPLNEDVNFKNRRFVRVYASGKFLIKKYWLKENQIYNGQLGYNVIMPFASEDGEIVSVDRGWVLGSPRRDYVPTFETPANNVRITGVLVVPSDSKLIREAETRAKSWPHKILEVDIPILSRQSELELYPKLLRIDPDSPGALDVIWRPINASSAKHYGYAFQWGLMAVVLIIMYLFASTNLMQLLKGGRES is encoded by the coding sequence ATGACCGCAAATCAGAAGCTAACTTTCGATTTTAACTGGAAGCTCACCTTAAGTGTGGTTTTTCTTTTCCCAATTCTACTGCGTTTGTGTTTTTGGCAAATTGAGCGAGCAGAAGAAAAGAAAGTACTGGCTCAGCAATGGAAGTCACAACAAACTGCGCAAGCGATTCCACTGAACGAGGATGTAAATTTTAAAAATCGGCGCTTCGTCAGGGTTTACGCTTCTGGTAAATTCTTAATAAAAAAGTATTGGTTAAAAGAAAACCAAATTTATAATGGCCAACTAGGTTATAACGTCATCATGCCTTTTGCCAGCGAAGATGGGGAAATAGTGAGTGTTGACCGTGGCTGGGTGTTAGGTTCCCCTAGGCGTGATTACGTTCCCACATTTGAAACTCCCGCTAATAATGTTAGGATCACCGGCGTTCTAGTGGTGCCGAGTGATTCTAAATTAATTCGTGAAGCTGAGACCCGCGCGAAGAGCTGGCCACACAAAATTCTCGAAGTTGATATACCCATACTTAGCCGCCAAAGTGAGTTAGAACTCTATCCTAAGTTATTGCGTATAGATCCTGATAGTCCAGGTGCTCTTGATGTTATTTGGCGGCCTATCAATGCTTCCTCGGCAAAGCATTATGGCTATGCCTTTCAATGGGGTTTAATGGCCGTGGTATTAATTATTATGTACTTATTTGCAAGTACGAACCTTATGCAATTATTGAAAGGAGGACGTGAGTCCTGA
- a CDS encoding cytochrome c oxidase assembly protein: protein MAAKDDKQNVQMTMAKLFGFSVVMFAFAIWVMPPLYDLFCEVTGLNGKTKGKYEAVAAEVDTSRTVTVQFVTINNDSMPWGFKPKEFSVDVHPGEAVNTYFIARNPTKNVMIAQAIPSLAPKNATDYFHKTECFCFNSQTLEPGEEAELGLQFIVDQDLPRGVKTITLSYSLFDITDMMPAGEKAKADTSQAANHINEPLIITAKNL, encoded by the coding sequence ATGGCGGCAAAAGACGATAAGCAAAATGTTCAAATGACCATGGCAAAGCTGTTTGGCTTTTCCGTTGTAATGTTTGCATTTGCGATTTGGGTGATGCCGCCATTGTATGATTTGTTTTGTGAAGTGACGGGGCTTAACGGTAAAACCAAAGGTAAGTATGAGGCTGTTGCTGCTGAGGTTGACACTAGCCGCACGGTCACTGTTCAATTTGTTACCATTAACAATGACAGTATGCCTTGGGGATTTAAGCCGAAAGAATTCTCTGTAGATGTTCACCCGGGGGAGGCGGTAAATACATATTTTATCGCTCGTAATCCCACCAAAAATGTAATGATTGCGCAGGCTATTCCTAGTTTAGCGCCAAAGAATGCAACAGATTACTTTCATAAAACCGAATGTTTTTGTTTTAACAGCCAGACCTTAGAGCCTGGTGAAGAAGCAGAGCTGGGACTGCAATTCATTGTCGATCAAGATCTACCTCGCGGGGTAAAGACGATCACTTTATCGTACAGCCTGTTTGACATAACCGATATGATGCCTGCAGGTGAGAAAGCAAAAGCAGATACGTCACAGGCGGCAAATCACATAAACGAACCTTTAATAATAACCGCAAAAAATCTATAG
- the ctaD gene encoding cytochrome c oxidase subunit I, with product MAHGPAKGLSRWLFTTNHKDIGSMYLWFSFMMFFLGGIFALVIRAELFQPGLQIVEPDFFNQMTTMHGLVMVFGAVMPAFTGLANWMIPMMIGAPDMALPRMNNWSFWILPFAFALLASTLFMEGGAPNFGWTFYAPLSTTYANDTVTFFIFGVHIMGASSIMGAINIVATILNMRAPGMTLMKMPLFVWTWLITAYLLIAVMPVLAGVVTMMLMDIHFGTSFFDAAGGGDPVLFQHVFWFFGHPEVYIMILPAFGIVSAIIPTFARKPLFGYSSMVYATASIAFLSFIVWAHHMFTVGLPLFGELVFMYATMLIAVPTGVKVFNWVTTMWKGSMTFETPMLFSIAFVILFTIGGFSGLMLSIAPVDFQYHDTYFVVAHFHYVLVPGAIFSITAAVYYWLPKWSGNMYNETLGKAHFWLAFVGLNVTFFPMHFSGLAGMPRRIPDYNPLWADWNMISSIGAFLFGAAQVLFLYIVIRTIVSGKKATQEVWEGSHGLEWSVPSPAPYHTFSTPPEVK from the coding sequence ATGGCACATGGTCCTGCGAAAGGCTTATCTCGTTGGTTGTTCACAACCAACCATAAAGACATAGGTAGTATGTACCTATGGTTTAGTTTTATGATGTTTTTTCTCGGCGGTATTTTTGCTTTAGTGATCCGCGCCGAGTTGTTCCAGCCAGGTTTACAAATTGTTGAGCCTGACTTCTTTAACCAGATGACCACCATGCATGGTTTGGTGATGGTATTTGGTGCGGTGATGCCAGCTTTTACAGGCTTAGCTAACTGGATGATCCCGATGATGATCGGTGCACCTGATATGGCGCTGCCTCGTATGAACAACTGGAGTTTCTGGATTCTTCCTTTTGCTTTTGCCTTACTAGCATCTACGCTGTTTATGGAAGGCGGTGCTCCTAATTTTGGTTGGACATTCTACGCTCCACTATCCACAACTTATGCTAATGACACTGTAACATTCTTTATTTTCGGTGTTCATATCATGGGTGCAAGCTCGATCATGGGTGCGATCAATATTGTCGCTACCATTTTGAATATGCGTGCTCCTGGCATGACGCTAATGAAAATGCCTCTGTTTGTATGGACGTGGCTGATCACTGCTTACTTGCTGATTGCGGTAATGCCGGTTCTTGCAGGTGTAGTAACTATGATGCTTATGGATATCCATTTCGGTACCAGCTTCTTCGATGCTGCCGGTGGTGGTGACCCAGTATTGTTCCAGCATGTCTTCTGGTTCTTTGGGCATCCAGAAGTATATATTATGATCTTGCCTGCTTTCGGTATCGTCAGTGCGATTATCCCAACTTTTGCTCGCAAGCCTTTGTTTGGTTATTCCTCAATGGTATACGCAACGGCTTCTATTGCTTTCCTCAGCTTCATTGTTTGGGCTCACCACATGTTTACTGTTGGTCTGCCACTATTTGGCGAACTTGTCTTCATGTATGCCACCATGCTGATTGCGGTTCCCACCGGTGTGAAGGTATTTAACTGGGTAACTACTATGTGGAAAGGTTCAATGACCTTTGAGACCCCTATGTTGTTCTCTATCGCCTTCGTTATCTTATTCACTATCGGTGGTTTTTCCGGTTTGATGTTGTCTATCGCTCCGGTGGATTTCCAATACCACGATACCTACTTTGTGGTTGCTCACTTCCACTATGTATTAGTTCCAGGTGCGATCTTCTCCATTACGGCAGCTGTCTACTACTGGTTGCCTAAGTGGAGTGGTAATATGTATAACGAGACTTTGGGCAAGGCGCATTTTTGGTTGGCCTTTGTGGGTCTAAATGTGACTTTCTTCCCTATGCACTTTTCTGGTCTAGCAGGTATGCCTCGTCGTATTCCTGACTACAACCCACTATGGGCAGATTGGAACATGATTTCTTCCATCGGTGCATTCTTGTTTGGTGCGGCACAAGTATTATTCTTATACATTGTGATACGTACAATCGTTAGTGGTAAGAAAGCAACTCAAGAAGTGTGGGAAGGTTCCCACGGTTTGGAATGGTCCGTGCCATCTCCAGCGCCCTACCACACATTTAGTACTCCTCCAGAAGTGAAATAA
- a CDS encoding COX15/CtaA family protein — protein sequence MNKTLSRLSIISVLLALTVVVLGAFTRLADAGLGCPDWPTCYGHLWVPTSDSDVAIANEKFVDTPVEHHKTWPEQLHRIIASSLGLLILAIFFYAYRGAEEKQPKGSVLILLIVLVAGTIARIAIGDDMDFYLWLLVGAYFLNLARLAARAKIGSASFKLPALIAGLVILQGFFGMWTVTLNLWPQVVTLHLLGGFSTLSLLWLLFQRVAGLHWYADANAVISFMRLRPIAWLALVAVIIQIALGGWVSSNYAALACPDFPLCQNSLWPEASFADGFNFLQDIGPNYLGGQLDNIARVAIHLSHRIGAIFVLCIIGLFAYRLWCSGYPQARNFTVVLLAVLALQITLGILNVVMSLPLFIAVVHNAVGAILLMTVITINHRIHTVKTI from the coding sequence ATGAATAAAACCTTATCCCGGCTAAGCATTATTTCCGTATTGTTAGCATTAACTGTCGTTGTATTAGGTGCTTTTACTCGCCTTGCGGATGCAGGACTTGGTTGCCCCGATTGGCCTACTTGTTATGGTCATTTGTGGGTGCCAACCAGTGATAGTGATGTTGCCATTGCCAATGAAAAGTTTGTTGATACACCTGTTGAGCATCACAAAACGTGGCCTGAGCAGCTGCATAGAATTATTGCGTCAAGTTTAGGGTTATTAATACTAGCGATATTTTTCTATGCCTATCGTGGTGCCGAAGAGAAGCAGCCTAAAGGTAGCGTGCTGATATTACTGATTGTGCTTGTTGCTGGAACTATCGCAAGGATTGCGATTGGCGACGATATGGATTTTTATTTATGGCTGTTAGTAGGTGCATACTTTCTAAATTTGGCCCGATTAGCCGCCAGAGCTAAGATTGGCTCTGCATCTTTTAAATTACCCGCGTTAATTGCTGGTCTGGTGATTTTACAGGGCTTTTTCGGTATGTGGACTGTTACGTTAAACCTCTGGCCTCAGGTGGTAACACTGCATTTATTAGGAGGATTTAGCACCTTAAGCTTATTATGGCTGCTATTTCAGCGGGTTGCAGGTTTGCACTGGTATGCAGATGCGAATGCGGTTATCTCGTTTATGCGTTTACGGCCAATTGCATGGTTAGCGCTGGTGGCTGTTATAATCCAGATCGCACTGGGTGGTTGGGTATCATCCAATTATGCGGCACTTGCCTGTCCGGATTTTCCTTTGTGCCAAAATTCCTTGTGGCCAGAGGCATCATTTGCCGATGGCTTCAATTTCCTGCAAGATATCGGCCCTAACTATCTTGGGGGGCAGCTAGATAATATAGCGCGTGTTGCTATCCACCTCAGCCATCGCATTGGTGCTATTTTTGTGCTGTGTATTATTGGCTTATTCGCATATCGGCTGTGGTGTTCAGGCTATCCGCAAGCTAGAAACTTTACTGTTGTTCTGCTTGCTGTTCTCGCTCTTCAGATAACATTGGGAATTCTCAATGTCGTAATGAGCTTGCCCTTATTTATCGCGGTTGTGCATAATGCTGTCGGCGCAATTTTGCTAATGACGGTGATCACTATCAACCATCGTATTCACACGGTTAAGACAATATAA
- a CDS encoding ExeA family protein, with protein MYESFYGFNKKPFSLTFDPELLYMGQTHSTALSMLEYGVLSQSGFTVITGEVGSGKTTIVRHMLEQLHDGVRIGLITNTHANMGQLLPWVMHAFGQEYRDENPVAQYEGFTQFLQKQFDSKERTVLIVDEAQNLGLGLLEELRMLSNLNTITEQCLQIILVGQPQLRDLLMKPELMQFSQRVVADYHIAALSPKETVAYIKHRLVMAGATEDVFTPHAYMLIHAASRGVPRLINVLCDTALSFSFADELRIVNEDYLRGVLKERAEGGLLALGQTPLRQFGENAYDAPDLDNLLGSVLNSDESPDSKQ; from the coding sequence ATGTATGAATCTTTTTACGGTTTTAACAAAAAACCATTTTCTCTAACCTTTGACCCAGAGCTACTCTACATGGGGCAAACCCACTCGACAGCACTATCCATGCTGGAATATGGTGTGCTCAGCCAGTCAGGGTTTACAGTGATTACTGGCGAAGTGGGTAGTGGCAAAACAACAATTGTCCGTCATATGCTCGAACAACTGCATGACGGTGTTAGGATAGGCTTAATTACAAATACTCATGCCAATATGGGGCAATTACTACCTTGGGTAATGCATGCATTTGGGCAAGAATACCGCGATGAAAACCCTGTTGCACAATATGAAGGGTTTACTCAGTTTCTGCAGAAGCAGTTTGACAGTAAAGAGCGAACGGTTCTCATTGTCGATGAAGCACAAAACCTAGGCTTAGGTTTACTGGAAGAATTGCGCATGCTCTCTAATCTCAATACGATTACTGAGCAATGCCTACAAATAATCTTAGTAGGACAACCTCAGCTGCGTGATTTGTTGATGAAGCCAGAGCTTATGCAGTTTTCTCAGCGGGTAGTGGCGGATTATCATATTGCGGCACTGTCGCCCAAAGAAACGGTTGCTTATATTAAGCATCGCTTGGTGATGGCTGGTGCAACGGAAGATGTTTTTACTCCTCATGCTTACATGCTGATACATGCCGCTAGCAGAGGTGTCCCTCGTCTGATTAACGTGTTATGCGATACTGCATTATCATTTTCCTTTGCCGATGAGTTGCGTATAGTGAATGAGGATTATCTGCGAGGTGTATTGAAAGAGCGTGCAGAAGGAGGCTTACTAGCATTAGGCCAAACGCCCCTGCGCCAATTTGGAGAAAACGCATACGACGCACCGGATCTAGATAATTTACTAGGTTCGGTTCTCAATTCGGACGAATCACCAGACTCAAAGCAATAA
- a CDS encoding cytochrome c oxidase subunit 3 yields the protein MDHKHENYYVPEQSKLPLFASIGLFLTVFGLGGWLNDVKAGVDGSGVTVFVLGLAFFCYVLYQWFAAVIDENIRGLNSMQLKRSYVWGMGWFIFSEVMFFAAFFGGLYYLRMHSLPNLSSGATSELLWNNFQAEWPLMTTPDQALNGDKATVTGPGENMSNPGLTNWFGWLPFWNTLVLITSSFTVHFAHTALKNDNKKGFNLWLGITVALGIIFLFLQAEEYIHAYHVGLTIDSGAYGTTFFLLTGFHGLHVTLGTFMLLVQWLRSMFKNHFNHHDCFGFEASSWYWHFVDVVWVGLFLFVYILG from the coding sequence ATGGATCACAAACACGAAAATTATTACGTACCAGAACAGAGTAAATTACCTCTGTTCGCCTCAATCGGTCTGTTTTTGACCGTATTTGGTTTAGGTGGATGGCTCAATGACGTCAAGGCCGGTGTAGATGGCAGTGGCGTTACTGTTTTTGTTTTGGGGCTGGCATTCTTTTGCTATGTCTTATACCAGTGGTTTGCAGCTGTTATCGACGAAAATATTCGCGGACTCAACAGTATGCAATTAAAGCGCTCATATGTTTGGGGTATGGGCTGGTTTATTTTCTCTGAAGTGATGTTTTTCGCTGCCTTCTTTGGCGGTCTTTACTATTTACGTATGCATTCGTTGCCAAACCTATCTTCTGGTGCTACGTCAGAATTATTGTGGAATAACTTCCAGGCAGAATGGCCGCTGATGACTACACCAGATCAGGCTTTAAATGGTGATAAAGCTACTGTAACTGGCCCAGGTGAAAATATGAGTAACCCAGGTTTAACTAATTGGTTTGGTTGGTTACCCTTCTGGAACACTTTGGTTCTGATCACTTCAAGTTTCACTGTTCATTTTGCGCATACAGCACTTAAGAATGATAATAAAAAGGGCTTTAATCTTTGGTTAGGTATTACCGTTGCCCTCGGTATCATTTTCTTGTTCTTGCAGGCCGAAGAGTATATTCATGCTTATCATGTGGGTTTAACCATTGACTCTGGTGCTTACGGAACAACCTTTTTCCTACTGACGGGTTTCCATGGTTTGCACGTAACCTTAGGTACTTTTATGCTGCTGGTGCAGTGGCTGCGTTCTATGTTTAAAAACCATTTCAATCATCACGACTGCTTTGGCTTCGAAGCTTCTAGCTGGTACTGGCACTTTGTTGATGTTGTATGGGTTGGTTTATTTCTTTTTGTATATATTTTAGGCTAG
- a CDS encoding SCO family protein: MMDVTNIDNNSSGNVDGPSDNPILKKQKRGIWITIVSILVVVSMFMGMFLHKITSPRVMSAEELRINGAIVFESPRIIKEFSLVDHNNQEFNLANIQGRWSLVFFGFTHCPDICPTTLAKLAQVVKQLDTDIAKQTQILMVSVDPARDTPEKLAEYVTYFNPDFTGVTGEFLDIMSLTRNVNVAFQKVVLDEDYTIDHTGNLILINPKGHYHGFFKPPFELAKLKTTFQSIVTQF, from the coding sequence ATGATGGACGTGACAAACATCGACAATAATTCCAGCGGAAATGTTGACGGCCCCTCAGATAATCCTATTTTGAAAAAGCAAAAGAGAGGCATATGGATCACTATTGTATCCATACTGGTTGTTGTTTCGATGTTTATGGGAATGTTTTTGCACAAGATAACATCACCTCGAGTGATGTCGGCAGAGGAATTGAGGATAAATGGTGCCATTGTCTTTGAATCCCCGCGAATAATTAAAGAATTCAGTTTAGTTGATCACAACAACCAAGAATTTAATTTGGCAAATATACAAGGACGCTGGTCATTGGTATTTTTTGGATTTACTCATTGTCCGGATATATGCCCCACAACTCTGGCTAAGCTTGCGCAGGTTGTAAAACAATTGGATACGGATATTGCAAAGCAAACCCAAATCCTGATGGTAAGTGTTGATCCCGCTCGTGACACACCCGAAAAGTTGGCAGAGTATGTCACCTACTTCAACCCCGATTTCACCGGTGTTACAGGGGAGTTTCTCGACATTATGAGCCTCACGCGCAATGTTAATGTTGCTTTTCAAAAAGTGGTGCTAGATGAAGACTACACCATCGATCATACGGGTAATCTGATTTTGATAAACCCTAAAGGCCATTATCATGGCTTTTTTAAACCTCCTTTTGAATTGGCTAAGCTCAAAACAACTTTTCAATCCATAGTGACTCAATTTTAG
- the cyoE gene encoding heme o synthase, whose amino-acid sequence MTESSTRVEQANVSQSTTWRDYLELCKPSVVALMLLTSFIGMLLSVPGMVPLDIVILGNLGIALCAGSAAAVNHLVDRHIDLKMARTFNRPVAKGRVAPRDAIIFAFVMGVLGLFVLLVWVNALTAWLTLASLVGYALVYTMFLKRTTPQNIVIGGLAGAAPPLLGWTAVTGEVHGHALLLVLIIFAWTPPHFWALAVHRKAEYANAEIPMLPVTHGESYTKFHIVLYTLILLAVSLLPFVTGMLNVFYLVGAVILGLGFLYYSIVLMVGSAPNAGMDAFRYSIIYLMALFIIMLIDHYAFPVNL is encoded by the coding sequence ATGACAGAATCGAGTACAAGAGTAGAGCAAGCCAATGTAAGTCAGTCCACTACTTGGCGGGATTATTTGGAGCTTTGTAAACCCAGTGTTGTTGCGCTTATGTTGCTGACTTCCTTCATTGGCATGCTGCTCTCTGTTCCGGGTATGGTTCCTCTGGATATTGTGATTCTTGGCAATCTTGGTATTGCTTTGTGTGCAGGCTCTGCTGCCGCTGTTAACCACCTTGTCGACCGCCATATCGACCTAAAAATGGCTCGAACTTTTAATCGACCTGTAGCGAAAGGCCGTGTTGCACCACGAGATGCCATAATCTTTGCGTTTGTAATGGGGGTGCTTGGTTTATTTGTGCTTTTGGTTTGGGTGAACGCCCTAACAGCTTGGCTGACGCTTGCATCTCTGGTTGGATATGCCTTGGTTTATACCATGTTTCTAAAGAGAACAACGCCCCAAAACATTGTTATTGGTGGACTAGCAGGAGCTGCGCCTCCTCTTTTAGGATGGACTGCCGTTACTGGTGAAGTTCACGGCCATGCTTTGCTACTTGTACTTATAATTTTTGCTTGGACACCACCACATTTTTGGGCATTAGCGGTGCATCGTAAAGCGGAATATGCAAACGCTGAAATACCAATGCTGCCAGTCACTCACGGCGAGAGCTATACCAAGTTTCATATTGTTCTTTACACTCTGATATTACTAGCTGTGTCTTTGTTGCCCTTCGTTACGGGTATGCTCAATGTTTTCTACCTAGTTGGCGCTGTTATTTTGGGGCTGGGCTTCTTGTATTATTCTATTGTGCTTATGGTTGGTAGCGCACCTAATGCAGGTATGGATGCATTCCGCTACTCCATTATTTACTTAATGGCCCTGTTTATCATTATGCTCATTGATCATTATGCATTTCCGGTGAACCTATGA
- a CDS encoding DUF2909 domain-containing protein: protein MGLKVLIVIEFILLLACLSGGFVFLMKDISVPDSKRTLYILGTRIVVAALLMLTIGYGIQTGKLKNTAPWDRHKMAAPEQTN, encoded by the coding sequence ATGGGCTTAAAGGTTTTAATTGTTATAGAGTTTATATTGTTGTTAGCTTGCCTCAGCGGCGGCTTCGTATTTCTTATGAAGGATATCAGCGTTCCCGATTCAAAACGAACGCTTTATATACTGGGTACCAGGATAGTAGTAGCAGCTTTACTTATGCTAACGATTGGCTATGGAATTCAAACGGGTAAACTGAAGAATACGGCTCCCTGGGACCGCCATAAAATGGCGGCCCCAGAGCAAACTAACTAG
- a CDS encoding GumC family protein, producing the protein MEETGPSIEDYIDILRRRKMLFIFTVPVLLFISVAVTMTLPPIFRSEGVILIQGQEIPEDLVKSTVKGLVEQQIETTRQRIMTSAKIMDLIEDHNLYLDMRDKVSMSQLAEDFRNSMGVQMIEAEVPGQWGQSSRANVAFIVSFMDRDPQIAQRVTNELTTLFLEENIKARTSKADDTAQFLKEEADRMQSRVQEIENKIAEFKVEYGDSLPELLQFNLTTIERLETQIITTQDEGVRLTDRVHSLNIELSNISPYVQYSSDTSGRTITPRQRLVELKDQYSKLIIGYSESHPDIVRLKKEIAIAEKEVVATKANGDVSDDDAINPLYRQIRTRIVATEKELERNSNRRVRLEKDLADYNQRVMRTHQVKRNYDEMTRDYNNKLEKYQELRSKQLEANIAQNMEAENKAGSFKLIEPPSVPDKPVKPDRKKLLAMGFILSFGVGAGLMLAAEFLDSGVRGVSSITNVLGQQPLAVVGHIYTTDDIQYRNSNRRKLLWMSLGFCLTGVMVFHFFIISLDVLWLKVMAKINVI; encoded by the coding sequence ATGGAAGAAACTGGCCCATCGATAGAAGATTACATCGATATTCTACGACGTAGAAAAATGTTATTTATATTCACGGTACCTGTACTGCTATTCATTAGCGTAGCCGTGACCATGACGCTGCCACCAATCTTTAGATCCGAAGGTGTGATTCTTATCCAAGGTCAGGAAATTCCTGAAGACCTTGTGAAATCCACTGTAAAGGGCTTGGTTGAACAGCAGATAGAAACTACTCGTCAAAGGATTATGACCAGCGCCAAGATTATGGATCTTATAGAAGATCACAACCTTTACCTGGATATGCGCGATAAAGTTTCAATGTCTCAGCTGGCAGAAGATTTTCGCAACAGCATGGGAGTGCAAATGATCGAGGCAGAAGTGCCTGGGCAATGGGGACAATCCAGTCGTGCTAATGTTGCATTTATCGTATCTTTTATGGATCGCGACCCACAAATAGCGCAGCGCGTTACGAACGAGCTAACGACACTTTTTCTTGAAGAAAATATTAAAGCACGTACCAGTAAGGCAGACGATACAGCTCAGTTTCTAAAAGAAGAAGCGGATCGGATGCAAAGCCGTGTGCAGGAAATTGAAAATAAAATTGCGGAATTTAAAGTAGAGTATGGGGATAGTCTACCCGAGCTTTTACAGTTTAATCTCACGACTATTGAGCGTCTTGAAACCCAAATTATCACTACTCAAGATGAGGGGGTGCGTCTTACTGACCGTGTTCACTCGCTCAATATAGAGCTTTCTAATATATCACCCTACGTTCAGTATTCTTCTGATACATCGGGACGAACTATTACACCTCGTCAACGCCTAGTAGAGTTAAAGGATCAATATTCCAAGCTTATTATCGGCTATTCTGAGTCACACCCTGATATCGTGCGCTTGAAAAAGGAGATAGCGATCGCCGAAAAAGAGGTTGTTGCAACTAAGGCTAATGGTGATGTTAGCGACGATGATGCGATTAATCCGTTATATCGTCAAATTAGAACGCGTATTGTTGCTACGGAAAAAGAATTGGAGCGCAATTCTAATCGCAGAGTTAGGCTTGAGAAAGATTTGGCTGACTACAATCAGCGAGTGATGAGGACTCATCAGGTTAAGCGTAACTACGATGAGATGACGAGGGATTACAATAACAAACTGGAAAAATATCAAGAGTTACGTTCCAAACAACTGGAAGCTAATATTGCGCAAAACATGGAAGCAGAGAATAAGGCTGGGAGCTTTAAGCTGATAGAGCCGCCTTCCGTTCCAGATAAACCCGTAAAGCCAGATCGCAAGAAATTATTGGCGATGGGCTTTATTCTATCATTTGGTGTTGGCGCAGGTTTAATGTTGGCAGCAGAGTTTTTAGACTCGGGTGTAAGAGGTGTATCCAGTATTACAAATGTACTCGGTCAACAACCATTAGCAGTTGTTGGTCATATCTATACTACAGATGATATCCAATACCGCAATAGTAACCGCCGTAAATTACTCTGGATGTCGCTAGGCTTTTGTTTAACCGGTGTTATGGTTTTTCACTTCTTTATTATTAGTCTAGATGTGTTGTGGCTGAAAGTTATGGCCAAAATAAATGTGATTTAA
- a CDS encoding CpsD/CapB family tyrosine-protein kinase: MYRIQKAVLKAKEAEDNKPTTHKPKKAVGSPLEDLKYSRTRVMTSHPDHMEDSRIIAGFNNNANSQTFRTLRTQVIQKMRENNWRSLAVTSPSAGEGKSIITANLAVAIAMEVNQTVLLVDLDLKKPSLGEMFGVDQEYGLLDYLKGRTELENIMVNPGVERLVLVPGKGSIERSSEVISTPKMVSFFNETKARYKSRIVIYDMPPVLPTDDVLSSVKNVDCALLVLEDGKNPEKDIVRAVRQLQKTSLIGTVLNKYHSGGWLL, encoded by the coding sequence ATGTATAGAATTCAAAAAGCTGTTTTAAAAGCAAAAGAAGCAGAAGACAATAAGCCGACAACCCATAAACCCAAAAAGGCGGTAGGCTCACCACTGGAAGACCTTAAGTATTCCAGAACACGTGTGATGACTAGTCATCCTGATCATATGGAAGATAGCCGGATAATCGCGGGCTTTAATAATAATGCAAATAGTCAGACTTTCCGCACATTAAGAACTCAAGTTATTCAAAAGATGCGAGAAAATAATTGGCGTAGTCTTGCGGTAACATCTCCTTCTGCCGGAGAAGGAAAATCCATTATTACTGCCAATCTTGCAGTTGCCATTGCGATGGAAGTTAACCAAACAGTATTGCTGGTAGATTTGGATTTAAAAAAGCCATCACTTGGTGAAATGTTTGGTGTCGATCAAGAATATGGTTTGCTCGACTACCTCAAAGGTCGTACAGAATTAGAAAACATCATGGTAAACCCAGGAGTTGAACGTTTAGTACTAGTGCCTGGTAAAGGAAGTATTGAGCGTTCGTCCGAAGTTATATCTACTCCTAAAATGGTGTCGTTCTTTAATGAAACGAAGGCTCGTTATAAATCACGCATTGTTATCTACGATATGCCCCCTGTGCTACCAACAGATGATGTTTTGAGTTCTGTTAAAAACGTCGATTGTGCTTTGCTTGTATTAGAAGATGGTAAAAATCCGGAAAAAGATATTGTTAGGGCGGTTAGGCAGTTACAAAAAACTTCACTTATAGGCACCGTATTAAATAAGTACCATAGCGGTGGTTGGTTGTTGTAA